The stretch of DNA CCCCGGAGCATCATATCACCCATTAGAATTTTTCTAACCAATAATGTCATTAtgatgattaaccatgtcagcgctattggtagtaaccttcatgtctcttaggatataacctcctgaaatgcccttCTCAggacattgatggattcttgaataattccagcccaatctAGAACTTCGTTGTTCATATTTGTAGTAAATCTAATGAGAGTTGTAGGATCAAACATGCCAAAGAAGAAACATTATCCATGATCGAACTTATTGGGTGAGAACTCTATAGTCATATTCATTCTAGCACATCATAGAATAATGGATGAAGGTCTCCAAGGGTTCAACTTGGGTGTCTgacgtagagatttagagttgaagagagtgaacgggttattctacAGATTTTTTCCATGAAGatactatgtgaattgttaataaaggtaagatAGGTGTAGTTTAAATTTGGGCCTTATGGAATCTTGAAAGAAATAGGCCGAGCTATGAGTATGATGTGTCCCCCATCATTGTTCTCcatgcacccagtgtttcatgtgtctatgcccgAAAGGGTAGTTGGGGATCGTTTGTCTATCGTTCCGGTGGAAGCTATGAAAGGtaaagttaatgggtaattggcttataAGAGGTACcaaattgtcatccttgttagataactTCGGACGTTGAGATTGCTTCTGTCAAGTGCCATGGCTaagtctgtgagtcgaggaggtCGCCTCGATGGCCGAGaatgttgtggaaagaaaatattctcacttgtttgtagagcCAAATGTTTGTGGTtcaaaaggtactttctatgtgttattatTTAAATGTGTACAGTTCATGTCAAGATATCActtctgttaatgtaatgcccttgaTGTTGACGTCGGTGTTATTAAAATATATGGTGATGCTTTGTTAAGTTGTGggtgtgttgttaggagttgttttggtggttctctggtaggtggataggcccaattacaggggagactctgccaaaatatttaaaaaatttgggagttagtcaaatttgggggctTATGATGTATGAAAAGAGAAATGAATTATGTTGGGTGTTCtgggcggactctactcctcattcgaggacgaatgatcctaagtgggggaggatgtaaggccccataaaattacgccaaggaatttgaggttttgtggtgccgagttagacttatgtgtttgaggactgTAGAAATGCACTAAGGAGTGGATGAGATTTGTCTGGCGGAAGAAGGCAATTCTGCGGTCTGTTTCGCGACCGCaaaaccgtttcgcgggccgcataaTCATCGCGAAGTTGAGCAGAAAGTTGTTGAAATTTGAGGGTTGtttcgcggtccattatgcgatcgcatacctattTCGCTGTCTACACTTCTGTCGCAGAGTTAGCATGAGGAAATTTTGTTGggcgattctgcggtcgcataaatgGTCTGCGGACCTCAGACCCGTCGCAGACTGGTCCAGAGCAGCCTAGTTCTTGGcatcatttttgcggcccattttgcAGGCAACATACttgttatgcggtccattctgtgaccgcagacctgagttcagAGGGTCCACTTTTCTATCTTtataacccaaccccattttgttaaatagcctttggggcttattttggggagatTACCTAATGATTTTAGAgggaggtaagagcattttagagagagaaggaggaaacctaacactctaatcatccaatctttcaccaaccttcaagaatcaaggaaactaatcactagattatcatctatctgGGTAAGTCCTACTTCTatgctttcatgcaagaggttatgagttctagTATATTGTGAGGGTTGGAAAtcggccatgcatgtgacaataggttgtagtatgtggggttaatgaactattttgggtagtttcttattgaaattggttaagggagaaagggattaccattgtagagctttgtagtccattttgcatactaggtgtttgacaaaattcctaagagagttacaccatgtgaatccttctaattcttatccgattttcgctatcttcctatagattattattgctagaagtgttgggacgttgtagtaacttaagaaaagctcaaacaaggtatgttggctaaactattctcttagaatttaattccatgatgttcccgcaagtttcaagtattgttggctcaagttccttattcccatgttccgagttgttcccaataaatttgattgtcccgcGTAAGCAACTATCGCGAATTATGCATTCAAAATATgttacgaatgttcctatcacattatgttatccttcgggaatgtgttgaagaatgatatgtgtattaaaatgttatggctttgagtcgtgtttcaaatgaaagtccattatgcttaacttggaaagaatactccatgcaTCTAAAACACTTATTGcccatatgtgtacctaaagtcttaaaTCGAAATGCCTTGTtatgataatctataaggatgcctGAAAGTGTAAGAATGGGATTGGAGATGTAAAGCGTGGCCACCGTGctaataatgaaagttatactcgTGCCCAAACGTGGCCGTTTtaaactaatgttatgctttgtaagtatttccaatgtgttttgagctcttatatattcatgagttgaaattgtataTTTTCCTTTTGGGGAAAGGTATTTCTAGATTAAATGATGTGTTGCTCATTTATGATTTttacttgtgcttcgattgcgaactattttactccatttcttggaaagaaatccattgtgtttatagtttcattactaatgaacttaaagttgtgacttccagaatattctatatgttgatgtttatgttgatgatccttgaaagtaaagaaataaaagtgtgaaatataagatacggccaccgtgccttggGATGAGGAATaataagtatggccaagagagccaatggaaTTATAAtaatgttgtgaatggttgaaggTACTAACGAGGCTATATATATAGTAGTGAAAGGTAATGAGGtgattataaaatatatttttgcttttgtttcccttgtgtgcaaaccaaaaaaatatatttttgggagtatcattagcagaccgaggaagggtgggtcataaggtccatacccgaaactacacgtgtcggtgtatgggtggattgtgattattctccttgtttgggatgagattgaaataaagatgtgattgtgattattccccatGATTGGGATGAGGTTGATATTAGCTGTGAATCAGAAAGTCAACCCACACAGCATATGTGGGAaggtggcctagccgatcgggtggagatcggacaccatgttgcacacatggtggtactactcttggtaacacctttctttCGCACCACATGTCAAACCAAATTGTTCGTGGGaatatggcctagccgatcggacatgatcggactccgtgctaaaaacacagtggtatatcggtgctaatgatttTCCAACCAAAACTATATAATATTTTTCGTATGTTGAAAactgttatgttttaacttgccATTTGGATAacattgattgttacttgttgctCCATGGTGTTTCCCCTTCTGTTAGTGGCATTCTATTTCGAAAGagaacatttagctttacatactagtactattccacatgtactaacgtccattttgtcggggggcgctgcatcttcaatggatgtaggtggttcacCAGCAAGAAACTTTGGTCCtcattagcagtcactctctattcagcaggttttggtgagccctactcgaTTTCAGGCTTTATGTCATTTAACGTTGTATTTTgtgctttgaggtatagccagggccttgttgcctgCACTTCCATTCTCCACTTTTGTTatacttagaggcttcgtagacaggttgtgggtagtATTTGATGtttggaattgaactagaaatgttggtatttggcaaacatgttttccaTCACagctataaacttgtaatattttggggatcataaatgaatatcctttgagtaatggaaaaagaatgtggaatacttgatttttctcatgtctatcacttgtattgattcttatattgttaatgggcaaggttgggtagaaggaatctagcAGGCTTACTcggccggggtatctcggttgagtgtcAGTCGCTCTCCCTAAGGTAGGGGCATGACAACATCGATACTTGCTAGTGGTCCTATGAAAGTAAACAGATATGAGGTAGAGCAGGTAAAACAACGAAAAAAATATAAGTACATAGTACAATCCTCAATAAAAGAATAAACATGAGGTCTTCAGTAATCGAATACTACCTCGAATGGAATACATAATGGTCAACACCAGATAAAaggtcacatctcaagtcaggaaaactCACGGGTACACTGGCTTCTTATCAAATATTATGTACGATTCTGTCGAGGTGAGCAGCCCAATCTCATAAGAGTGTATTACAataatcttgccgaggcgaacggcccgatctcaTAAGAGTGTATTACaataatgtcacgccccaaactaggggaggcacgaatggcactcgatactgtattcgatcgagttagccactaaacatactagctaactagactgggggcccaacagatcgggcagtacaacatctgaaatactaagcctggaccgtaaggttatgacatgaataacaataagccatataaacataggtagacaagctagaataataaaatactagtTGGTCgacgaggccgcgactgaagacatacatgcctacacacctatatatacatgccaagcctatgggctggagactgaaagcagcaaaaaagaaacccagaatattgtgtccacaatagcctctaagagtgtcataagcactgtcgggataaggccccaactatacccaaactttacaacaaaagtaaccatcctatgaaagctccaggaagaggtggagcttaccaactcacagctgaacctcaaaatcctagcggaggggtcgatcagagtccctacctggacctgcacacacgaaacaaaaatgcagtgtccccaggcaacgggacatcagtacgaataaaaatgtactggtatgtaaggcagaaagtagaatcatacatagctgatgtaaaaaggtaataaagataccacctgacactgaaactctgatagcctccatggccgacatccgatctcatagtaataaaatatgcatggtatgctcgtgtaatcgtatgtcgtgaatacatatatattgatgtaaatgcatgacatacccaaccaaatgctagcaatggcggtctcttccggtagctaaccggtatcatattgccaacctgtggccatctgtacaatatatatagtctttcgggcaaataggccccttacctccgattatagctcgaagtccatgcataatatgtcatgtatgatatgaactttgaatgcacataataggccataacaagaacttagccaaccttggctcattggtactcttattctcataatctcataatcaccttcgtatcgcatacaaatgtctcgtggaacctcatatcttttttaataagtttgaaaacttaactcgacttttagaaagataacttaactctgaatatgttcataaaaagcttaaggtgcttcacttagtccttatacctgatttcttgataattagtaaaagaaagtatttcaaaaagaaaaatcaaatgttttagtagttcaaacataaaaattatatttgaaaattttgaaatcgacgtgtcactttagagattttaaaatacactttaacaaggaagaaggactgatcgcaaatactaaatgcctttatttttaagtcacacaacccaaagacgaataagaattcatatatatggacatatatttaagaaagccgacaaaatgacatatatagatgtcgaataccctttttaaccgaacgagtggaatatcaacctaatagcatcatgaaaatacttcagctacgataccaatgcctttcacagaaggtctttctagcaacagaatagtaaaatatcacatttggcgtcttaggaattttccaaaattcgtgctaaaaggaaggacgaagcttagccttaacatacctctccaacgaacgtccgaatgcctgtagttccttcacgaaagttgttccttacgtcctaagcttcgaaaccactatatatatgcagcttatacgcacatataaatagttcataaatgagtttaaatcggcaGATTTTCCATATGATcctaacttgacgaaacgcctgtagaactttgtaaaaacgatcataaaagagtctcaagatgattaccttggcaaaccaagtataaatcctgaagaaccagcaagaacaaaaattttctatcttccaaaaatagctccaaacacagctaatagaagggcaaaacgattgcaaagcgtagagattgagcttctaggcacgggggcaaactttaacgatagaaatcgttaaaaacgcaccttaatcactcaagaacaccatgaaaccctctcttaaTCTCTCTCACTGTTTTGGGACGAAGATGAaatgttttggggtcttaaaagtcggattttccgacttataccacttgtttgacccgacccggttcgcgacccaatttcagcccggacagtccgcggtaaaacagACATAACTATTTACTCCAATGTCGgtttgatgtgagatttctttggatgcaaactagactcatagacctttgatttggtaggttttggGTCCCATAACcctttatatattgggagaaatgatctgatacatttgacccaaagtttagaaaatttattagagaaatttacgataacttttgccgacctttatttcgcaacttgcatgactccaaaacttaacatgtgactagtgtgatattataatacctcataacacattattcttagcatattatacactcttagtcttatcccacaggtgcaagttaacttagaccttccgaacgcgcggggtgctacccgagccatttctttaaccatgaaccttttgtttaagggattcctttgacttaaagctttagtttagttccttgatattaccacacattttcagtcttattctctcaatgtgctatacccaatcatatatacctaatataaccacgccacgttacgtatattacgtaagagaagagagaaacacctggggtctcacagtctcccccttaagaacattcgtccgcgAATGGGTCAAGTCAATTCCTTGGTTTCATTTCTTGTACGCTAATACGTTATTTGCAAGGCTATATTTGTTACATTGGCAAAGCATAAATCAAATTCTGAAGATTCCAACTACTAGGTTTCGTATAGCTATCTcgcaataaaaaaatttaaattgcaCTTTCAAGTCATTTAAAATCCAATTAAGTTGCTGTAAAGAAATAATTGGCAATTATTTAAATGTGACTCACCTTAAGTCGTAAATAGGTGGGGGTACTTCTTCCTCATTTCCTCCTCAACTTCCCAGGTCATTTCCTCGATGTTGttatttcgccataacactttcacagaaGCCACTTCTTTAGTTTGAAGCTTCcttacctgccgatctaaaataactACTGGTACCTCTGCATAAGATAAGTCTTCAGCAATGTGAATATCCTCAATGGGCGTAATACGTGAAGGATCTCTAATGCACTTCCGCAACATAGATATATGAAACACAGGATGGACTGCTTCCAATTCTAAAGGCAAATCAAGCTCGTACGCCACCCTACCAATCCTCTGAATAATCTTATACGGTCCAACATACCTGGGGCTGATCttccccttctttccaaatcgcatgacacccttcataggtgatactttcaggaaaacccaatcttctacatcaaactctaagtctcgtcgtcgaaCATCTGTATAAGACTTTTGCCGACTTTGTGCTGTACGCAGCCGGTCTCTAATAAGTTTTACCTTTTCCATTGCTTGCTGGACTAAGTTAGGACCTAGCAACTCTGCTTCCCCGACCTCAAACCAACCGATCGGCGACCTACACTTCCGCCCGTATAGTGCttcgtaaggagccatctgaatactagcttggaagctgttattataagcaaactcaataagaggtagatgatcatcccaacttcctttaaaatctagcacgcaagcacgtaacatatcctcaactgtctgaatagtacgctctgcctgtccatcagtttgcggatgaaaaatggtgctaagatttacctgcttgcctagacccttctgaaaagatttctaaaaatatgctgtaaattgagcccctcgatcagagataatagataatggcactccgtgaaggcgaacaatctctcgaatgtaaagcTTGGCATAATCCTCGGTTGAATATGTCATCCTGACTGGCAGGAAATGAGcagattttgtaagcctatcaataattacccaaataGAATCATACCTCGGTGGAGTGCGAGGAAAACCAGTGATGAAGTCCATATTTATCATGTCCCATTTCCATAATGGAAGCTCAATACACTGAGTTAGGCCTCTGATGTTTGGCTTTAACTTGCTGGCAGTTGGGACATTGGGCTACCATCTCCgcgatatcttttttcattccattccaccaatagatctgtcgaaggtcccgatacatctttgtcgctccgGGATGAACTGCATATCTAGAATAATGGGCCTCCGAAAGAATCTTGGCACGGAGCTCTCCTACTGACGGTACACATAAGCGGCCCTGgtatctaaggactccatctccAGTTAGCTCAAATAAAGGTTGTCGCTGCTGTGGAATACTTTCCCTCAGTTTTATAAGCTCAGGATCCTCGTGTTGTCGCTCTTTCACTTCAGTAACAAAAGAAGATTTTGCCGTATTCTGAACGAGAATGCGTCCACCCTCTACATCTACCAAACGCACCTGCAAACTAGCTAGCTAGCATAGATATTTGGTCATCTTGACCTTATCAGCTTCAACATGGCTTAGACTGCCCATGGACTTCCGGCTAAGGGCATTAGCAATAATATTAGCTTtgccgggatgatataaaatatcaacatcatagtcctttagtaattctagccatcttctttgtcgtaggttcagctccctctgtttaaataaatactgaaggctctggtGGTCGGCGAAAACATCATTAtgaaccccatatagataatgccgccaaatctttagggcaaatacaactgcggctaactcaagatcgtgcgtAGGATAGTTCTGTTCATGTTTTCACAATTGTCTGGAGGCGTAcgcgataaccttaccatgctgcataagaacacaacctaggccaattcttgaggcatcacaatacacaacataaccctcggtgccatccggaagagtcaagacaggtgccgtagtaagccttttctttagttcctgaaaactttgttcacatgcctcagtccactgaaacttagctcccttatgtgtcagtttcgtcaatggtgcagagatagaggaaaatccctccacaaacctttggtaataccctgccaagcctaaaaagctacgaatctctgtcggattcaagggcctcggccaagtcatcacagcttcaatcttttggccatcaaccttgataccatcgccagtaataacatgaccaagaaaagctacagaagttagccaaaatttacatttagagaatttagcatataacctgTAGTCCTGGAGAGTCTGCAATACAGCTCGCAAGTGGTTCGCATGCTCGGCTTCCGATCGCGAATAtatcaggatgtcgtcaataaacacaatcacaaattcatccaagaatggtttgaatacccggttcataagatccataaaggctgttggggcatttgtaagCCCGAAATACATGACAAGGAATTCAAAATGGCCATACCTCGTCCTAAATGTTGTTTTTGGGATATCAATATCCCTGACTCGTAGCTGATGATAACCGGATCGCAAGTCGATCTTCGAAAAGCATTTGGCACCTAGTAACTGgtcgaacaagtcatcaatccgtggaagaggatacttattcttgatagtgactttatttagttacctgtagtcaatgcacatccgcaaagacccatctttctttcgaacaaagagcaccggagcaccccatggggatgtacttggcctaataaagcctttatcgagcaagtccttcagttgttccttcaattcccttagctctgcaggagccattctgtagggaggaatggatataggctgcgcaTCAGGAAGCAAATCTATAGTGAAATCGATTTCCCTTTCGGGGGAATTCCTGGAAGCTCGTCAGGGAATACCgtcgggaattcattcacaataggaaccgactgaagagtcgctggctccttatctatatccctaacatgaaccagatggtatatacaacctttagcaataaacttccgagccctaaggtatgaaataaacttACCCTTGGGCGTGGCTGCATTACCTTTCCATTCAAGGACAGGCTCACCAGGAAAAATAAAATCGGACCAACTTTGCACGACAATCAATATTAGCATAACAAgctgccaaccaatccatacccataatgACATCGAAGTCTAGCATAACCAATTCAACTAAATCAACAGAGGTTGGACGGTCATTAATTAACACTGTACAATCTCGATAGACATGATTAGCTATAATAGAGTCACCAACTGGCGTAGACACCTCAACTGACTGTAGCAACAACTCAGATCTCATGTCAAGCTTACCagcaataaatggagtaatatatGAAAATGTAGAGCCGGGATCCATCAATGCGTAAATGGCATGAGAATGTattgtcaatatacctgtgacaacatctggggaTGCCTCTGAATCCTGTCGGCCTGTGAGTGCATAAAAGCGGTTCTGGCCACCACTAGAACCTGAGGTGTCTCCTCCACCTCTCCCCCTACCACGGCCCTGAGTAGACTGTGGACCTGGTCAGGGAGCACGGACTGAGGGCGAAGAGGCTGCTGTGAATCCTGAAGGCTGAGTTGGTGTACCTCTGCCTAACCTCGGGCACCGACTAATATAATGTCCTGTCTGCCCACAATGAAAACATGCACTCGAACCCTGTCTACATTTCCCGGTATGCAGCTTACCGCACTGAGTACATGGAGGAGTAAGCTGTCTCATCTGTGCAGAACGCTCCTGTCGACGGCCCTCAGGCTGGCCTGAGCTCTGCCCCGGTCCTAACTGAACATAACGATCAAACCGCTGGCCCTGCATTTGTGGTGGGAAACTACCTGCTGACCGAGGTGGATATCGATGGAGTGGGGGCCTAAAATCAACTCGCAGCTCCCTATAAGACCTTATAATACGAGCCCTCTTACTCTGCTCCATATCCTTGCGAGTATCACGAATCCGACGGGAAGGGTCCTCTGTAGTCTGAGCGAAAGCCTGTATGCGGGAAATATCTACATCATCCGATAGGGATGCAACCCTACAGTCTCTAATCAGATGATCCCCCAAACCATCCACATAATGATGAACTCTAGCCCTCATGGTACGTACTATATCTGGTGCATACCTTGCCAAAGAATTAAACTTATGGCTATAATCCCTCACACTCATATCCCCCTACTTTAGGCTAAGAAACTGGTCAAGACGGGCCTCCTGAACCTCCCGTGGAAAATAATGGGCTAAAAAGCCTCAGAGAAGTCCTCCCACTCTGCTGGCGGAGCATCAGGTCCTCTAGATCTCTCCCATGCCTCATACCATAGGACGGCTACATCACGTAGTCGAAAAGAAGCCAACTCCACAGCCTCGGTGACGGAGGCATGCATCACCCTCAATACTCTATACATATGGTCtataaagtcctggggatcctcagtgGAACTGGATCCTGTAAATAATGGAGGGGCCAAGTGAAGAAACTCTCGTACCGTCGAGCTTCCTATCCGATCTCTCCGGGCATCTGCTCCTGACACTAGTTGTCGCTCATGAATAGAAACCATCCTAGTCAGCAATTGAACAGCCTCTCTCATCCCCTGCTCCCCAGTCTCTGATGGGTGAACAATAGGTGCTGGAGGTCCTGTGTCTCTAGCTGCCTCAGGTACCAATGGAACTGGTGAGGCTGGGGGTACTGCATCTCCCTGGGCTCCAATAAGTGCTGGGGAAGCTGAAACTAGGGGTACTCGAGACTCACTGTGAGCCTCTAAGGGATATCTATCCCTCTGAACTGGTGGGGAACAACTGGTACCTTCTCCCGGATCCATACCTATCTCTCGCTGTGCCATCTCCTGAGCGTAGGTAGCCTGTTAGATAGGAAACAcaaagcacgatttagatttcatatGTTCTTATAACTTCGCTCTATAGCACAATCTATTAATTGAAAGAAACGTAACCATTCCTAAATGCCtcatagcctcctgattataagtgtggtgcacaacacacccataagcaagactctactagacacggcttatgGACTCCCTGGGatacgacctgctctgataccaagtttgtcacgccccaaactaggggaggcacgactggcactcgatactgtattcgatcgagttagccactaaacatactagctaactagactgggggcccaacagatcgggcagcacaacatctgaaatactaagcctggaccgtaaggttatgacatgaataacaataagccatataaaccTAGGTAGACAAGCcagaataataaaatactagccggccgacgaggccgcgactgaagacatatatgcctacacacctatatatacatgccaagcctatgggctggagactgaCAGCAGCAAAAAAGAAACCCAAaatattgtgtccacaatagcctctaagagtgtcataagcactgtcgggataaggccccaactatacccaaactgtacaacaaaagtaaccatcctatgaaagttccaggaagaggtggagcttaccaactcacagctgaaccccgaaatcctagcggaggggtcgatcagagtccctacctggac from Nicotiana tomentosiformis chromosome 11, ASM39032v3, whole genome shotgun sequence encodes:
- the LOC138901612 gene encoding uncharacterized protein, giving the protein MSVRDYSHKFNSLARYAPDIVRTMRARVHHYVDGLGDHLIRDCRVASLSDDVDISRIQAFAQTTEDPSRRIRDTRKDMEQSKRARIIRSYRELRVDFRPPLHRYPPRSAGSFPPQMQGQRFDRYVQLGPGQSSGQPEGRRQERSAQMRQLTPPCTQCGPQSTQGRGRGRGGGDTSGSSGGQNRFYALTGRQDSEASPDVVTGILTIHSHAIYALMDPGSTFSYITPFIAGKLDMRSELLLQSVEVSTPVGDSIIANHVYRDCTVLINDRPTSVDLVELVMLDFDVIMGMDWLAACYANIDCRAKLVRFYFSWDIDKEPATLQSVPIVNEFPTLASLQVRLVDVEGGRILVQNTAKSSFVTEVKERQHEDPELIKLRESIPQQRQPLFELTGDGVLRYQGRLCVPSVGELRAKILSEAHYSRYAVHPGATKMYRDLRQIYWWNGMKKDIAEMVAQCPNCQQVKAKHQRPNSVY
- the LOC138901611 gene encoding uncharacterized protein; amino-acid sequence: MDFITGFPRTPPSFQASIQMAPYEALYGRKCRSPIGWFEVGEAELLGPNLVQQAMEKVKLIRDRLRTAQSRQKSYTDVRRRDLEFDVEDWVFLKVSPMKGVMRFGKKGKISPRYVGPYKIIQRIGRVAYELDLPLELEAVHPVFHISMLRKCIRDPSRITPIEDIHIAEDLSYAEVPVVILDRQVRKLQTKEVASVKVLWRNNNIEEMTWEVEEEMRKKYPHLFTT